A region from the Leptospira ellinghausenii genome encodes:
- a CDS encoding alpha/beta fold hydrolase, with the protein MKPNQTLKLTIVLALFYILGCASGLHKTGISIERFRSDLETKSIVVDDLVWKYTERPGNGETLLVVHGFGGDKDHWTRFSRYLPKNIRVIAPDLPGFGESSKPESIPYTQEAQAVRLQQFTEKLGLSEFHIAGNSMGGGISGLFAAKFPKLVKSLILFDNAGIKSPVPSEMQRIELTGAESPLLVKDKEDFDRLLQFTFVKPPYLPSFLKSYFAEKSVANREWNGQILKQIRKEGYLLESQLDKIQAPCLTIWGKEDKVIHYSVMDVLKKKLKSKLETVLLENMGHAPMIEDPQLSAKLVQDWILNGTLNKK; encoded by the coding sequence ATGAAACCAAACCAAACGCTCAAACTTACCATTGTTCTGGCACTTTTCTACATCCTAGGTTGTGCTTCCGGACTCCACAAAACAGGCATTAGTATCGAAAGATTCAGGTCTGACTTAGAAACAAAATCGATTGTAGTTGATGATTTGGTCTGGAAGTATACAGAAAGACCTGGGAACGGAGAAACCCTCCTCGTCGTACACGGCTTTGGTGGTGACAAAGACCATTGGACTCGATTTTCAAGATACCTTCCTAAAAACATACGGGTAATCGCACCTGATTTACCAGGTTTTGGCGAATCAAGTAAACCCGAATCCATCCCTTACACCCAAGAAGCACAAGCAGTTCGTCTGCAACAATTCACAGAGAAGTTAGGACTTAGCGAATTTCACATTGCAGGCAATTCTATGGGTGGAGGGATTTCAGGACTTTTTGCAGCCAAATTCCCGAAACTTGTGAAGTCACTGATCCTGTTTGACAATGCAGGGATCAAAAGCCCTGTACCGAGTGAAATGCAAAGAATTGAACTCACTGGTGCGGAAAGCCCACTGCTTGTCAAAGACAAAGAAGATTTTGACAGACTGCTTCAGTTTACATTTGTAAAACCACCTTACTTACCATCGTTTCTAAAATCTTATTTTGCTGAAAAGTCTGTAGCCAACCGTGAGTGGAATGGACAAATTCTCAAACAAATCAGGAAAGAAGGTTATCTCTTAGAGTCACAACTCGATAAAATCCAAGCACCCTGCCTTACCATTTGGGGAAAAGAAGACAAGGTAATCCATTATTCGGTTATGGATGTGCTAAAGAAAAAACTAAAATCAAAATTGGAAACCGTTCTTCTTGAGAATATGGGCCATGCTCCAATGATTGAAGACCCACAATTGTCCGCCAAACTCGTACAAGACTGGATTCTCAACGGTACTCTAAACAAAAAATAA
- a CDS encoding aminotransferase-like domain-containing protein, whose product MVKTKYEQLAIDIKNEIRSGFYSENEKIPSLREIQSIKSCSLTTAKEAYRILEEEGYIYVQNKSGYYVQKNISSLILGPQNEFYDTVEADDRIQQIMNTVMDPKLISFGAAIPSETYLPIHELNNAFKKALLHKEIFRYGDLQGNLHLREWLAKRNSMFGYRVSSNQIQITAGCTEAITYSLMAVTEPGDTVIVPSPIYVGLFQILETLKLKVVEIPYRSKEGISVTEFEKLVKRHKPKVFLFASNFNNPNGILFSDETKQRLANLSFQYGIHLVEDDIYGDLYFEGTRPKPLVSFFPHTNNGPKSFLCSSFSKTLSPGLRMGWVVTKNGVHSVSKIARAFKIAENHPTQICVLEFLKRQTYERHLKFLRSEYKKLSKETMELLITHSDGNLKITKPDGGFVLWIESALDGDKLLLEAKKIGMAIAPGSLFGLSKHWNHFFRLNVSVGQSSKIREKLILFANRFQKNGNRKKTF is encoded by the coding sequence ATGGTAAAAACAAAATACGAACAACTCGCCATTGATATAAAAAATGAAATTCGTTCAGGATTTTATTCAGAAAATGAAAAAATTCCATCCTTAAGAGAAATCCAATCCATTAAATCCTGTAGCCTAACAACAGCAAAAGAAGCCTATCGGATTTTGGAAGAAGAAGGTTATATTTACGTACAAAACAAATCAGGATACTATGTTCAAAAAAATATAAGTTCACTAATTCTAGGACCACAAAACGAATTTTATGATACAGTAGAAGCAGATGATAGAATCCAACAAATCATGAATACAGTGATGGATCCTAAACTCATCTCTTTTGGAGCCGCAATTCCATCCGAAACCTATTTACCAATCCATGAGTTAAACAATGCATTTAAAAAAGCACTCTTACACAAAGAAATATTTAGGTATGGTGACCTACAAGGAAACCTTCATTTGAGAGAATGGCTAGCAAAACGTAATTCCATGTTCGGTTACAGAGTTAGCTCAAACCAAATCCAAATCACGGCTGGTTGTACAGAAGCAATCACCTATTCGCTTATGGCAGTAACAGAACCAGGTGATACTGTCATTGTCCCGTCTCCCATTTATGTTGGATTATTCCAAATTTTAGAAACTCTTAAATTGAAAGTAGTCGAAATTCCCTATCGTAGTAAGGAAGGAATCAGTGTCACGGAATTTGAAAAACTCGTAAAACGCCATAAACCGAAAGTATTTTTGTTTGCTTCCAATTTTAATAACCCTAATGGAATTTTATTCAGTGATGAAACAAAACAACGATTAGCAAATTTATCATTCCAATATGGAATTCATCTTGTTGAAGATGATATTTATGGTGATTTGTATTTTGAAGGCACAAGACCAAAACCTTTGGTGAGTTTTTTCCCTCATACAAACAATGGTCCAAAATCATTTTTATGTTCCTCTTTTTCAAAAACACTTTCTCCTGGCCTTCGGATGGGTTGGGTTGTGACAAAAAATGGAGTCCATTCGGTTTCTAAAATTGCAAGAGCATTCAAAATTGCCGAGAACCATCCAACTCAAATCTGTGTTCTTGAATTTTTAAAAAGACAAACTTATGAAAGGCATCTAAAATTTTTAAGGTCTGAATATAAAAAATTAAGTAAAGAAACTATGGAATTACTCATCACACATAGTGATGGAAACCTCAAAATCACAAAACCAGATGGTGGATTTGTTCTTTGGATCGAATCCGCGTTAGATGGAGATAAATTATTATTAGAAGCAAAAAAAATAGGAATGGCGATTGCACCTGGATCTTTATTTGGACTCTCCAAACATTGGAATCATTTTTTCAGACTAAATGTTTCGGTCGGGCAATCATCCAAAATCCGAGAGAAACTGATACTCTTTGCAAATCGTTTTCAGAAAAATGGAAATCGAAAAAAAACTTTTTAG
- a CDS encoding aminotransferase-like domain-containing protein yields METNLANQFLAKRTNGIRSSVIREILKITVQDSEFLSFAGGLPNPNLLDQNLLLTATEETIRNYSRVALQYGDSTGYESLRKRIQSDFVDVPVQTNRIFITHGSQQGLDLLGKLFLDVNTNLLLEDPVYLGALQAFSPYRPNMIPLSMEFDGPNLVELEKILSMQKIHCFYTNPSYQNPSTVTWSLEKRKVVASLLDQYGVILFEDEAYKYLDFKGLVFPSISSFRERLDLTFVLGSFSKIISPGFRLGWVVVPELYQKIFTNAKQGNDLNTNQFSQVVMDILLSHLDWKEHLSKIQSYYMKQKEHLVELLKFHLPEVRFEEPKGGMFLWTEYPNVTEGDMMKGIMEKKVVMVPGNEFRLVSTESAFFRMNYSFLPNQEMEEGVKRIVSVYRDIIT; encoded by the coding sequence ATGGAAACGAATCTTGCAAACCAATTTTTAGCAAAAAGGACAAATGGAATTCGATCTTCGGTCATCCGAGAGATATTAAAAATTACAGTTCAAGATTCTGAATTTTTGTCATTTGCGGGTGGACTTCCAAATCCGAATTTATTAGATCAAAATTTATTATTAACGGCAACGGAAGAGACAATTCGAAATTATAGTCGAGTTGCGTTGCAATATGGGGATTCCACAGGATACGAATCACTGAGAAAAAGGATCCAAAGTGATTTTGTGGATGTTCCCGTACAGACTAATCGTATTTTCATCACCCATGGTTCGCAACAAGGTTTGGACTTACTTGGAAAATTATTTCTAGATGTAAATACAAATCTTTTATTGGAAGACCCAGTATATTTAGGTGCTTTACAAGCTTTTTCACCTTACAGACCCAATATGATTCCATTATCTATGGAGTTTGATGGACCAAATCTTGTGGAACTGGAAAAAATCCTTTCGATGCAAAAGATCCATTGTTTTTATACAAACCCAAGTTACCAAAACCCGTCGACTGTCACTTGGTCATTGGAAAAAAGAAAGGTTGTTGCATCACTTTTGGATCAATATGGAGTCATTTTATTTGAGGATGAAGCTTATAAGTATTTGGATTTTAAAGGATTGGTATTTCCTTCTATATCTTCTTTTAGAGAAAGATTGGACCTAACGTTTGTTTTGGGTAGTTTCTCTAAAATTATTTCACCAGGATTTCGATTGGGTTGGGTTGTTGTCCCCGAGTTGTACCAAAAAATTTTCACAAATGCCAAACAAGGGAATGATTTAAACACCAATCAATTTTCCCAAGTTGTGATGGACATTCTCCTATCTCATTTGGATTGGAAGGAACACCTTTCTAAAATCCAATCGTATTATATGAAACAAAAAGAACATTTGGTAGAACTTCTTAAGTTCCACCTTCCCGAAGTTAGATTCGAGGAACCAAAAGGAGGGATGTTCCTTTGGACTGAATACCCAAATGTTACGGAAGGGGATATGATGAAAGGGATCATGGAAAAAAAAGTAGTGATGGTGCCAGGAAATGAATTTCGATTGGTTTCTACTGAATCTGCCTTCTTCCGAATGAATTATAGTTTTTTGCCGAATCAGGAAATGGAAGAGGGGGTAAAACGGATTGTTTCTGTTTATCGTGACATAATTACTTAA
- a CDS encoding PP2C family protein-serine/threonine phosphatase: MRKSFLGLVYASIVLCFCQCQNPDFDRNLHFRQGVLDLTEITFKEDTAINLEGEWELYFGEFHYPPFHGKKELTGYLAIPNSWQNEEFGGIELPRTGKVTLRAFIHTNKQTVGQELRIYIPDIASSYRFFANGVLIGGQGKPGINQFDDTPRIKSKYYTLIPDDEVIELVFHIANYENNFGGFWGVPILGNKYALDREKMFSNARELFLLGALSLIGLYHFGLFFYKRKEKSIFYFAIFCVLLGIRLAFTGERYVLELFPKFHWPTAFRIEFASYYFAVPTFLLFIHSLFPEESKEKYVRRAIIVSCIFSLTLFLPISVFTILLYGFQILAFVIIGYVIHINLKAVINSRPNSKLFLIGLLILAFSVSFDILKHSLNSRGIGLTPYALLCFIFIQSLILSSRIANAFVRAEELAESLKISNESLLAVTENLEQIVSERTYQLNFSLNRIKKDLLLAKKIQQKILPEDGIKFDPLKIHLYFQPQDEVGGDFYDIFELDNGTVRFFVADATGHGIQAALYTMAIKSEYEAIKRFITKTDDLMNHLNQKIQNKFSGLKIVFSGFLLDIDTKTKTVYYSSAGHPNQIFQSVGNQIILNRTGNIIGLKKDQPYTQKQFQILEGDRILLFTDGMLEQKNEAREEFGMDRIQKILSDFQNKESERVLAELVIQLFLFQGKEEQEDDQTMVLIEWEKNDSNQNSI, translated from the coding sequence ATGCGAAAGAGTTTTCTGGGATTGGTGTATGCCTCCATTGTCTTATGTTTTTGCCAGTGCCAAAACCCAGACTTCGATCGGAATTTACACTTCCGACAAGGTGTCTTAGACTTAACAGAAATCACCTTTAAAGAAGACACCGCTATCAATTTAGAAGGGGAATGGGAGTTGTACTTTGGGGAATTCCACTACCCTCCTTTCCATGGGAAAAAAGAACTCACAGGTTACCTTGCGATTCCCAATTCGTGGCAAAATGAAGAGTTTGGTGGAATTGAATTACCGAGAACAGGAAAAGTCACCTTACGCGCGTTCATCCACACCAATAAACAAACTGTAGGCCAAGAACTTAGGATTTATATTCCAGACATCGCGTCTTCTTATCGATTTTTTGCCAATGGAGTTCTCATTGGTGGACAAGGGAAACCTGGGATCAATCAATTTGATGATACTCCGAGGATCAAATCAAAGTATTATACTCTCATTCCTGACGATGAGGTAATTGAACTTGTGTTTCATATTGCCAATTATGAAAACAATTTTGGTGGGTTTTGGGGAGTTCCCATCTTAGGAAACAAATATGCATTAGATCGCGAAAAGATGTTTTCCAATGCGAGGGAATTATTTTTGCTCGGAGCCCTTTCACTTATCGGTTTGTATCATTTTGGGCTTTTCTTTTATAAACGAAAAGAAAAATCCATTTTTTACTTTGCGATCTTTTGTGTATTGCTTGGAATACGCCTTGCATTTACAGGTGAAAGGTATGTTTTGGAGCTTTTTCCAAAATTCCATTGGCCCACTGCATTTCGCATTGAGTTTGCCTCTTATTACTTTGCTGTTCCAACGTTTTTATTATTCATTCATTCTTTATTTCCAGAAGAATCAAAGGAAAAATATGTTCGTCGAGCAATCATTGTTAGCTGCATTTTTTCCCTTACCTTGTTTTTACCGATATCAGTATTTACCATTTTACTATATGGATTTCAAATCCTGGCATTTGTCATCATTGGGTATGTCATCCATATCAATTTAAAAGCAGTCATCAATAGCCGACCGAATTCAAAACTATTTTTGATTGGTCTACTCATATTAGCGTTTTCCGTTTCCTTTGATATTCTAAAACATAGTTTAAACAGCCGAGGGATCGGACTCACTCCCTACGCCCTATTATGTTTTATCTTTATCCAATCACTAATCCTCTCAAGTAGGATCGCAAATGCATTTGTACGTGCAGAAGAATTGGCAGAAAGTTTAAAAATTAGTAACGAATCTTTGTTAGCCGTAACAGAGAATCTGGAACAAATTGTTTCTGAACGAACTTACCAATTGAATTTTTCACTGAATCGTATTAAAAAAGACTTACTACTTGCAAAAAAAATCCAACAAAAGATCTTACCGGAAGATGGAATCAAGTTTGATCCTTTAAAAATACATCTCTACTTCCAACCCCAAGACGAAGTGGGAGGAGATTTTTATGATATCTTTGAATTGGATAATGGAACTGTTCGTTTTTTTGTAGCAGATGCAACTGGTCATGGAATCCAAGCGGCCCTTTACACAATGGCTATCAAATCTGAATATGAAGCTATCAAACGTTTTATCACCAAAACAGATGATTTAATGAACCATCTGAACCAAAAGATCCAAAATAAATTCTCAGGTCTGAAGATTGTGTTCTCTGGATTTTTATTGGACATTGATACCAAAACGAAAACAGTTTATTATTCTTCGGCAGGTCATCCGAATCAGATTTTCCAATCTGTTGGAAATCAAATCATATTAAACCGAACCGGGAATATCATTGGCTTAAAGAAGGACCAACCTTATACCCAAAAACAATTCCAAATTTTAGAAGGGGACCGTATTTTACTTTTTACCGATGGGATGTTGGAACAAAAAAATGAAGCCAGGGAAGAGTTTGGAATGGATCGGATTCAAAAGATTCTTTCTGATTTTCAAAACAAAGAATCAGAAAGAGTTCTCGCCGAACTAGTCATCCAATTGTTTTTATTCCAAGGAAAGGAAGAACAAGAAGATGACCAAACGATGGTGCTCATTGAATGGGAAAAAAATGATTCCAACCAAAACTCAATTTAA
- a CDS encoding radical SAM protein, whose product MAETSTLNQRPASSLPLLEEMERTYKDLPMEAIVKQDILRQGIHFFPEAFLVKDPYKSKDYFIFSFDHIPLADLKDGADTKAPEEIKISGGHFGLLKTVISTRNNPNSPYKMKLKEGKPTLYLEDTEIGTAEYPPIPSWYRHKTKSGKLPGEIAPVIEWGYLLYLTVFRNCQYFGKDEECAYCDINHNYRQQKGAGRPYTGVKDVEDILEVLSWVDAEDEIAKVYTITGGSVLTNLKKKSEVDFYLQYPEAIEARFPKRWMGKLVAQAFEKEDCQKFKDAGIQIYHPNYEVWDKALFEKICPGKASWIGYENWIRRVVDSAEVFGPENVIPNFVGGVELSEPWGFKTVKEAITSTKQGLDFFMSKGIVPRFTAWCPEPYTTLGQQAGPPLVYFCELLRAWKETFESYSLPTPPGYGEPGPGKAVFSVSAFMDVIGYTGRN is encoded by the coding sequence ATGGCTGAAACCTCTACATTGAACCAAAGACCTGCCTCCTCCCTCCCTCTATTGGAAGAAATGGAAAGAACGTATAAAGACTTACCCATGGAAGCCATCGTCAAACAAGACATCTTAAGACAAGGGATTCACTTTTTCCCAGAAGCGTTTTTAGTCAAAGACCCTTACAAATCCAAAGACTACTTTATCTTTTCCTTTGATCATATCCCACTTGCAGACCTAAAAGATGGAGCAGATACCAAAGCCCCAGAAGAAATCAAAATCAGTGGTGGACATTTTGGACTTTTGAAAACCGTCATTTCTACCCGAAACAATCCCAATTCTCCTTATAAAATGAAACTCAAAGAGGGAAAACCAACTCTGTATTTAGAGGATACAGAAATTGGTACTGCAGAATACCCACCCATTCCTTCTTGGTACAGACACAAAACAAAATCAGGAAAACTTCCAGGTGAAATTGCACCCGTCATTGAATGGGGTTACCTTTTGTACTTAACCGTCTTTCGTAACTGCCAGTATTTTGGAAAAGACGAAGAATGTGCTTACTGTGATATCAACCATAACTACCGCCAACAAAAAGGAGCGGGGCGTCCTTATACAGGTGTAAAGGATGTAGAAGATATTTTAGAAGTTTTATCTTGGGTAGATGCAGAAGATGAGATTGCAAAAGTTTACACAATCACAGGTGGATCAGTCCTCACCAATCTAAAGAAAAAATCGGAAGTGGATTTTTACTTACAGTACCCTGAAGCCATTGAAGCAAGGTTTCCGAAACGATGGATGGGAAAACTGGTAGCACAAGCCTTCGAAAAGGAAGATTGCCAAAAATTCAAAGATGCAGGAATTCAAATTTACCATCCCAATTACGAAGTATGGGACAAAGCGCTTTTTGAAAAAATATGCCCTGGGAAAGCAAGTTGGATTGGATATGAAAATTGGATCCGAAGAGTGGTGGATTCTGCAGAAGTATTTGGACCCGAAAATGTAATTCCCAACTTTGTAGGTGGAGTTGAACTTTCTGAACCTTGGGGATTCAAAACAGTAAAAGAAGCTATCACTTCCACAAAACAAGGGTTAGACTTTTTTATGTCCAAAGGAATTGTGCCTAGATTTACAGCATGGTGCCCTGAACCATACACAACTCTTGGACAACAAGCAGGCCCTCCTCTAGTGTATTTTTGTGAACTTTTGCGCGCATGGAAAGAAACATTTGAATCTTATAGTTTACCAACCCCTCCAGGGTATGGCGAACCTGGACCTGGTAAGGCAGTCTTTTCAGTTTCTGCATTTATGGATGTTATAGGTTATACTGGACGAAATTAG
- a CDS encoding lipoprotein LipL45: MKASKLTIMGLALLFTGLTVCKKPEAEVSEAPKKPADLSAVVVFAVGDSKIQHADQTEEKAQLGALLKTGDNVVTGDNGKVDIQFADGSSIRISPKSAIDFAKLSQDNAGTTDTQIALVSGKVFAKVNKAKKEDNFTVVTPTAIAGVRGTSFIVESAEGKPAKVKVVEGSVAFAPRVPALEKLSEEEISKNSDLKKLQESIAKAEVILEKDQASTQSAKSAELAKSADIQSLDLSKAFKTTEKEKLVVESAKLTKNEEQEIKTIVTVDKQTAQEIVKLSESAQTDKLDELKKQEIDTKKQAIEKEVAKRQEEEKKKFEESLASQPKDFKSKKDIVNYYERIEKIVLVDGKTVIGAIINQENGQLIVHTENGVKKIDMDNVEEVIYDLQQKSKF, translated from the coding sequence ATGAAAGCATCGAAACTAACCATCATGGGACTTGCGCTTCTTTTCACTGGGCTTACAGTTTGTAAGAAACCAGAGGCAGAAGTATCAGAAGCACCTAAAAAACCGGCAGACTTATCTGCGGTAGTCGTATTTGCGGTAGGAGATTCTAAAATCCAACACGCAGACCAAACGGAAGAAAAAGCACAACTTGGTGCCCTTCTAAAAACAGGGGATAATGTAGTCACAGGCGACAATGGAAAAGTAGACATCCAATTTGCAGATGGCTCGAGCATTCGTATCTCTCCAAAGTCCGCGATTGACTTTGCAAAACTTTCTCAAGACAACGCTGGAACAACAGACACACAAATTGCTCTTGTTTCCGGAAAAGTATTCGCGAAAGTTAACAAAGCTAAGAAAGAAGACAACTTTACTGTCGTAACACCAACTGCGATTGCGGGTGTGCGAGGAACTTCTTTCATCGTAGAATCAGCTGAAGGAAAACCAGCGAAAGTGAAAGTGGTTGAAGGTTCAGTTGCATTTGCTCCACGTGTGCCAGCTTTAGAGAAACTTTCTGAAGAAGAAATTTCAAAAAACTCTGACCTTAAAAAACTACAAGAGTCCATTGCAAAGGCTGAAGTGATCTTGGAAAAAGACCAAGCTTCTACTCAATCAGCAAAATCTGCAGAACTTGCGAAGTCAGCTGACATTCAATCTTTGGATTTATCAAAAGCATTCAAAACTACTGAGAAAGAGAAACTCGTAGTGGAAAGTGCAAAACTTACTAAAAACGAAGAACAAGAAATCAAAACGATCGTGACTGTTGACAAACAAACAGCACAAGAGATTGTAAAACTTAGTGAATCAGCTCAAACTGATAAACTCGATGAATTGAAAAAACAAGAAATCGACACTAAAAAACAAGCGATCGAAAAAGAAGTAGCGAAACGACAAGAAGAAGAGAAGAAAAAATTCGAAGAATCTTTAGCTAGCCAACCAAAAGATTTCAAATCTAAAAAAGACATCGTAAACTACTACGAAAGAATCGAAAAAATCGTGTTAGTCGATGGAAAAACAGTGATTGGTGCAATCATCAACCAAGAAAATGGTCAATTGATTGTTCACACTGAAAATGGTGTTAAAAAAATTGATATGGACAATGTAGAAGAAGTCATTTACGACCTTCAACAAAAATCCAAATTCTAA
- the lipA gene encoding lipoyl synthase, translated as MNPLKKKPRSKHLNPTQPLPDWMKVRVSFPKESDALSTVRAEVETRQLHTVCESASCPNLNHCWNRKTATYMLAGDICTRRCQYCDVAFGKPKPLDTEEPEKVARSVETLGLKHVVLTAVNRDDLKDGGANHFAATITKIKSYRPECSIEVLIPDFKAKEESLQILYAAKPNIINHNIETVERLFPTITPQKNYRRSLEVLAHIAKHGFLTKSGLILGLGETEEDVNQCLQDLFDHGVRMLTIGQYLQPGPTHYPVQSFIPPETFQMWKETAYKIGFKTVASGPLVRSSYHADEYFTEDSLNLPKE; from the coding sequence ATGAATCCACTAAAAAAGAAACCTCGCTCAAAACATTTGAACCCCACCCAACCTCTCCCAGATTGGATGAAGGTGCGAGTGAGTTTCCCAAAAGAGTCCGATGCCTTATCAACAGTTCGGGCAGAGGTGGAAACCAGACAATTGCATACTGTTTGTGAGTCGGCAAGTTGCCCAAACCTCAACCATTGTTGGAACCGAAAAACAGCTACCTATATGTTGGCTGGAGATATTTGCACAAGACGTTGCCAATACTGTGATGTGGCATTTGGAAAACCAAAACCCCTCGACACAGAGGAACCAGAAAAAGTAGCAAGGTCTGTCGAAACACTGGGGCTTAAGCATGTAGTTCTCACAGCAGTCAACCGAGATGATTTAAAAGACGGAGGGGCAAACCACTTTGCTGCAACCATCACAAAAATCAAAAGCTACCGACCAGAATGTTCTATCGAAGTACTCATCCCTGATTTTAAGGCCAAAGAAGAATCCCTACAAATTCTCTATGCTGCCAAACCCAATATCATCAACCATAACATTGAAACTGTGGAACGACTTTTTCCCACAATCACTCCGCAAAAAAATTATCGTAGGTCCCTCGAAGTTTTAGCTCATATCGCAAAACATGGATTCCTCACTAAAAGTGGACTCATCCTTGGACTTGGGGAAACAGAAGAGGACGTGAATCAGTGTTTACAGGATTTATTTGATCATGGAGTTCGTATGTTGACCATTGGCCAGTACTTACAACCAGGTCCAACACATTACCCAGTACAAAGTTTTATCCCCCCTGAAACATTCCAAATGTGGAAAGAAACTGCTTATAAAATCGGATTCAAAACAGTAGCATCCGGACCCTTAGTTCGTTCCTCTTACCATGCAGATGAATATTTTACGGAGGATTCTCTAAATCTACCGAAAGAGTAG
- a CDS encoding pseudouridine synthase translates to MRINAFLAKLGLGSRRKVEELVLSGRVKINGSTITDLSFQVNEEDTILFDGKPVGKEEGFDSRPKIIAFNKPAGFLTSHEDKHHENTIFTLLPESFQKYNYAGRLDLDSRGLILLSIDGNFIQKVTHPKNKIDKEYIISLKQPVSWKKIAEEFMLGVREGGETLRALSVKPANVVPEKTQPGFTSYLSIVLKEGKKRQIRRMCKTKDLVVLDLYRIRIGKLDLRNFHLEEGKYKVVTEGQVLGNPTS, encoded by the coding sequence ATGAGGATCAATGCATTTCTTGCCAAATTAGGTTTAGGTTCCCGACGGAAAGTGGAAGAATTGGTCCTTTCGGGCCGGGTCAAAATCAATGGAAGTACGATCACCGATTTGTCCTTCCAGGTGAATGAGGAAGATACAATCCTATTCGATGGTAAACCAGTGGGAAAAGAGGAAGGATTTGACTCTAGGCCAAAAATCATAGCGTTTAATAAACCAGCTGGATTTCTCACTTCTCATGAAGACAAACACCATGAGAACACCATCTTCACCTTATTACCCGAATCTTTCCAAAAATACAATTACGCCGGTCGTTTGGATTTAGATTCAAGGGGACTTATCCTTTTGTCAATCGATGGGAATTTTATCCAAAAAGTAACACATCCCAAAAACAAAATCGATAAAGAATATATCATTAGTTTGAAACAACCAGTAAGTTGGAAAAAAATTGCCGAAGAATTTATGTTAGGTGTAAGGGAAGGGGGGGAAACTCTACGTGCGCTTTCTGTAAAACCAGCAAATGTGGTTCCTGAAAAAACCCAACCTGGATTTACGAGTTACCTTAGCATTGTCTTAAAAGAAGGGAAAAAAAGACAAATTCGTAGGATGTGTAAAACAAAGGATTTAGTTGTTCTTGATTTGTATCGAATTCGGATTGGTAAATTGGATCTCCGCAATTTTCATTTGGAAGAAGGAAAATACAAAGTGGTCACAGAAGGACAAGTTCTAGGGAATCCAACTTCTTAA
- a CDS encoding DUF1574 domain-containing protein, producing the protein MKSKPFLFYPVVLFLFIFVIDKIFLLPIFHGEFLQAGNSVFYFQRKVLKDRLLKDPDLKEKKLTLVFGDSRSYPFSEIGIPEPYKKNWTLYNFSSPQGIPMNSYIQFQEILESGVTPDFVILSLSPEAFDDSKGFILSPFLRMGCDSNCIGTVWEDVPFKEKWDYLLDRIFVIRSIEFNLSLFTSRLKQGKLKEYKSSHNKEFQLINYTKGEYLMYGVQSNPIEKIKNDTIRIGNLYMRSYNIGSSQFPYVEKILKITKEKKIRTLVLWPKVFPEYYSYYEKFHIKEVWWDKVETLAKQYDAKTLNWNAPNTCDLFNDASHQSAFCFVDQMKEIWINYAEK; encoded by the coding sequence TTGAAATCAAAACCATTTTTATTTTACCCAGTTGTTCTCTTTTTATTTATCTTTGTCATAGATAAAATTTTTTTATTACCCATCTTTCATGGTGAATTTTTGCAAGCTGGGAATTCGGTTTTTTACTTTCAGAGAAAGGTTTTAAAAGATCGTCTGCTGAAAGATCCAGATTTGAAGGAAAAAAAACTGACTTTGGTCTTTGGTGACTCTCGTTCCTATCCTTTTTCAGAAATTGGAATCCCTGAACCCTATAAAAAAAATTGGACACTTTATAATTTCAGTAGCCCACAAGGGATTCCAATGAATTCCTACATCCAGTTCCAGGAAATTTTGGAATCTGGTGTCACTCCTGATTTTGTCATTCTTTCCTTAAGTCCAGAAGCCTTTGATGATTCCAAAGGATTTATTCTATCACCTTTTTTACGAATGGGATGTGATTCTAATTGTATTGGTACTGTTTGGGAAGATGTTCCATTCAAAGAAAAATGGGATTACTTATTAGATCGTATATTCGTCATCCGAAGTATTGAGTTCAATTTATCGCTTTTTACTTCCAGACTCAAACAAGGAAAATTAAAAGAATACAAATCTTCACACAACAAAGAATTCCAACTCATCAATTATACAAAGGGTGAATATTTGATGTATGGTGTACAATCCAATCCTATTGAAAAAATTAAAAATGATACAATCCGAATTGGGAATTTGTACATGAGATCCTATAACATTGGATCATCCCAATTTCCTTATGTGGAAAAAATCCTAAAAATCACGAAAGAGAAAAAAATCAGAACCTTGGTATTGTGGCCAAAAGTTTTTCCTGAATATTATTCTTACTACGAAAAATTTCATATAAAAGAAGTTTGGTGGGATAAAGTAGAAACATTGGCAAAACAATATGATGCAAAAACACTCAATTGGAATGCACCTAATACTTGTGATTTATTCAATGATGCATCCCACCAATCTGCATTTTGTTTTGTTGACCAAATGAAAGAAATTTGGATAAATTACGCTGAAAAGTAG